Proteins from a single region of Chromobacterium sp. ATCC 53434:
- a CDS encoding DOPA 4,5-dioxygenase family protein — translation MTRPDTKIEAFHAHVYFEAEQQPQARRLRELIPSRFDVNLGRWREVAYGPHPTGAYQVEFAGELFGELVPWLMLHRDGLDILVHPLTGDDVVDHTDYAMWLGTPLTLNIDFLRRNSY, via the coding sequence ATGACAAGACCAGATACGAAAATCGAGGCGTTTCACGCCCATGTGTATTTCGAGGCCGAGCAGCAGCCGCAGGCGCGGCGTTTGCGCGAGCTGATACCGTCGCGCTTCGACGTCAATCTGGGACGGTGGCGCGAGGTAGCCTACGGTCCTCACCCGACCGGGGCGTACCAGGTGGAGTTTGCCGGCGAGCTGTTCGGCGAACTGGTGCCCTGGCTGATGCTGCATCGGGACGGACTGGATATCCTGGTGCATCCGCTGACCGGCGACGATGTGGTCGACCATACCGACTACGCGATGTGGCTGGGCACGCCGCTGACGCTGAACATCGATTTCCTGCGCCGGAACAGCTATTAA
- a CDS encoding IS630 family transposase gives MEKIDVRKLELAAREQLRRTAIRMYKRGRSQASIAEELGLRRPTISAWVVREAALGAQGFKEQKRGRAEGTGRRLTEAQEARIKQDIVDRTPDQMKLRFALWSAQAVKAVIKQMFLIDLPIRTVRLYLARWGFTPQRPLKRAYEQRPAAVEKWLKEEYPAIVARAKAEMAEISWGDESAVSSVEHFPRGYAPKGQTPVLVLSQSKRARINLISAITNQGKMRFMLYRETLTARVLIKFLMRLIRDAGGKKVFLILDNLRVHHSKLVQAWLEEEENKKAIELFFLPSYSPELNPDEYLNGDLKARMSAGEPVRSDGQLQGKVLSHLRSLQKQPARIRSYFRHEKIRYAA, from the coding sequence ATGGAAAAAATCGATGTGCGCAAGCTTGAACTGGCCGCCCGTGAGCAGCTGAGGCGTACCGCTATCCGGATGTACAAGCGAGGCCGGTCTCAAGCCAGTATTGCCGAAGAACTCGGGCTGCGCCGCCCCACCATTTCCGCCTGGGTGGTGCGTGAGGCAGCACTAGGTGCGCAGGGATTCAAAGAACAGAAGCGCGGTCGCGCCGAAGGCACCGGCCGTCGGCTGACCGAGGCGCAGGAAGCCCGGATCAAGCAGGACATCGTGGATCGCACGCCAGACCAGATGAAGCTGAGGTTTGCCCTGTGGAGTGCTCAGGCGGTCAAGGCTGTAATCAAGCAGATGTTTCTGATCGATCTGCCGATCCGTACTGTCCGTCTGTACTTGGCCCGCTGGGGCTTTACGCCGCAGCGCCCGCTCAAACGCGCTTATGAGCAGCGACCGGCAGCAGTCGAGAAATGGCTCAAGGAGGAATACCCGGCTATCGTCGCGCGTGCCAAAGCGGAAATGGCTGAAATCAGCTGGGGCGACGAATCGGCGGTGTCGAGTGTTGAGCACTTTCCGCGTGGCTACGCCCCAAAAGGCCAAACCCCAGTTCTGGTGTTATCCCAATCGAAAAGAGCGCGCATCAACTTGATTTCGGCCATTACCAACCAAGGCAAGATGCGCTTCATGCTGTACCGGGAGACCTTGACGGCCCGGGTGCTGATCAAGTTTCTGATGCGGCTGATCCGTGATGCTGGCGGCAAGAAGGTGTTCTTGATCCTCGACAACTTGCGCGTGCATCACAGCAAGCTGGTGCAAGCATGGTTGGAGGAGGAAGAGAACAAGAAGGCGATTGAGTTGTTCTTCCTGCCCAGCTACTCACCGGAACTGAACCCGGATGAATACTTGAACGGCGACCTGAAGGCCAGAATGAGCGCAGGTGAGCCGGTTCGATCAGACGGTCAACTTCAAGGGAAAGTGCTGTCCCATTTACGCTCATTGCAGAAGCAGCCGGCCAGAATCCGGTCGTACTTCCGGCATGAAAAAATCCGCTACGCGGCATGA
- a CDS encoding thioesterase II family protein codes for MNPSRVSPWFRCYQPRPQAKRRLICLPHAGGSASFYRSWCHLLPTDVELIAVQYPGHEDRLAEPMMDEMGPLADKLAWQIRPLLDRPYLLFGHSMGAAVAHEICLRLREQGLRLPERLVVSAREAPCRHRGGGWHLADDEALLEELSRLDEAAAALRTSVEMRALFLPAIRNDYRLIETYRPRAGLPPLPLPISAFIGHADAELSQDEAAAWSGHGDGGFELRGFFGGHFYLRHNSAVVTALLQLMGEPEPAWPSTP; via the coding sequence ATGAATCCATCACGCGTTTCACCATGGTTCCGCTGCTATCAGCCCAGGCCGCAGGCCAAGCGCAGGCTGATCTGCCTGCCGCACGCCGGCGGCTCCGCCAGCTTCTACCGCAGCTGGTGCCACCTGCTGCCGACCGACGTCGAATTGATCGCGGTCCAGTACCCCGGACACGAGGACAGGCTGGCCGAACCGATGATGGACGAGATGGGCCCGCTGGCCGACAAACTGGCGTGGCAGATCCGGCCGCTGCTGGACCGGCCCTATCTGCTGTTCGGGCACAGCATGGGCGCCGCCGTCGCGCACGAAATCTGCCTGCGCCTGCGCGAGCAGGGCCTGAGGCTGCCGGAGCGGCTGGTGGTTTCCGCGCGCGAGGCCCCTTGCCGCCATCGCGGCGGCGGCTGGCACCTGGCCGACGACGAGGCCTTGCTGGAGGAGTTGTCTCGGCTGGACGAGGCCGCCGCCGCGCTGCGGACCTCGGTCGAAATGCGCGCGCTGTTCCTGCCCGCGATACGCAACGATTACCGGCTGATCGAGACTTACCGCCCGCGGGCCGGGCTGCCTCCGCTGCCGCTGCCGATCAGCGCCTTCATCGGCCACGCCGACGCCGAGCTGAGCCAGGACGAGGCCGCGGCCTGGTCCGGCCACGGCGACGGGGGCTTCGAGCTGCGCGGCTTCTTCGGCGGACATTTCTACCTGCGCCACAACAGCGCCGTCGTCACCGCCCTGCTCCAGCTGATGGGCGAACCGGAGCCGGCCTGGCCGTCCACGCCCTGA
- a CDS encoding tRNA-binding protein, whose product MNEIGWDDFLKVDLRVGTIVGAALNAQARKPAYVLTVDLGEMGVKTSSAQITHHYPPDSLIGRRVLCVCNFPAKRVAGVRSEVLVTGVYDEAGNVVLAEFALPAPNGGRLV is encoded by the coding sequence GTGAACGAAATAGGCTGGGACGATTTTCTGAAGGTGGACTTGCGGGTGGGCACCATTGTCGGCGCCGCGCTCAATGCCCAGGCGCGCAAGCCGGCCTATGTGCTGACGGTGGATCTGGGCGAAATGGGCGTCAAGACGTCCAGCGCGCAGATTACCCACCACTATCCGCCGGACAGCCTGATAGGCCGGCGGGTGCTGTGCGTGTGCAATTTCCCGGCCAAGCGCGTCGCCGGCGTGCGTTCCGAGGTGCTGGTCACCGGCGTTTACGACGAGGCCGGCAATGTGGTGCTGGCGGAGTTCGCGCTGCCGGCGCCGAACGGCGGCCGTCTGGTTTGA
- a CDS encoding PaaI family thioesterase, with product MEKPPLLLETVEQAEEVLRNAPFATIWHYQVRHVQAGKVELLLPAQPQFYRPGGIVQGGCLMSLADTAFWLAAMTELGIDAPIVTLEMKTNFLRGARGDVYCRAEVMKSGRRVTYGTATISDGAGQTLSHHTLTYIGAEAVAATTLAI from the coding sequence ATGGAGAAGCCGCCGTTATTGCTGGAGACCGTTGAGCAGGCTGAGGAGGTTTTGCGGAACGCCCCGTTCGCCACCATCTGGCATTATCAGGTAAGGCATGTGCAGGCCGGAAAAGTGGAGCTGCTTCTGCCGGCGCAGCCGCAGTTCTACCGCCCCGGCGGCATCGTGCAGGGCGGCTGCCTGATGTCTTTGGCAGACACCGCCTTCTGGCTAGCCGCGATGACCGAGCTGGGCATCGATGCGCCTATCGTCACGCTGGAAATGAAAACCAATTTCCTGCGCGGGGCGCGGGGCGACGTTTACTGTCGCGCCGAGGTGATGAAAAGCGGCAGGCGCGTCACCTACGGGACCGCCACCATCAGCGATGGCGCGGGCCAGACGCTGTCGCACCATACCCTGACCTATATCGGCGCCGAAGCCGTCGCCGCCACCACGCTGGCGATTTGA
- a CDS encoding AraC family transcriptional regulator, which produces MSRPQVELLHYGSDSIRHVHGDHQQWVIGLEGALELEMDGVLYRNAAGEAVCIPAGVAHCYAGAAGNRQLVLNLPACGGATRQLTLPPAARELAAWAARHPLPEASQPALAGLLLDWLAPSAFLLAPRLDRFLASRLARPLTVADMAAACHLSASQLHARLKTETGLTPMAYLCRLRMERARSLLRTRSGSVLDVALQVGYQSASAFGAAYRLHFGEPPSAGRGRVRRV; this is translated from the coding sequence ATGTCCCGTCCCCAAGTCGAATTGCTGCATTACGGCAGCGACAGCATCCGCCATGTCCATGGCGATCACCAGCAATGGGTGATCGGCCTGGAGGGCGCGCTGGAGCTGGAGATGGACGGCGTGCTCTACCGCAACGCCGCCGGCGAGGCGGTGTGCATTCCGGCCGGGGTGGCCCATTGCTATGCCGGTGCCGCCGGCAACCGGCAGCTGGTGTTGAACCTGCCGGCCTGCGGCGGCGCGACGCGCCAATTGACCTTGCCGCCGGCCGCCAGGGAGCTGGCCGCGTGGGCGGCGCGGCATCCGTTGCCCGAGGCCAGCCAGCCGGCGCTGGCCGGCTTGTTGTTGGATTGGCTGGCGCCGTCGGCTTTTCTGCTGGCGCCGCGGCTGGATCGTTTTCTGGCTAGCCGGCTGGCGCGGCCGCTGACGGTGGCGGACATGGCGGCGGCCTGCCATTTGTCGGCCAGCCAGCTGCATGCGCGGCTGAAGACGGAGACCGGACTGACGCCTATGGCCTATCTGTGCCGGCTGCGGATGGAACGGGCGCGCAGCCTGCTGCGGACCCGGTCCGGCAGCGTGTTGGACGTGGCGCTGCAGGTCGGCTACCAGTCGGCGTCGGCGTTCGGCGCCGCCTACCGGTTGCACTTCGGCGAGCCGCCCAGCGCCGGGCGCGGCAGAGTCCGGCGCGTCTAG
- a CDS encoding GFA family protein gives MLRGSCLCGSVRYAVPDAFLYAFNCHCGNCRRATGAACKPFAGMERRKLDLLQGRDETLIYGDDKAHDVRCRRCGSLLYSVVRDGEFVHVALGTLLDAPGMLPSAHIFVGSKAPWHAITDDLPQYPELPPD, from the coding sequence ATGCTGAGGGGAAGTTGCTTGTGCGGCAGCGTGCGGTATGCGGTGCCGGACGCGTTTCTGTACGCGTTCAATTGCCATTGCGGCAATTGCCGCCGGGCCACCGGCGCCGCCTGTAAGCCCTTTGCCGGCATGGAGCGGCGCAAGCTCGACCTGCTGCAGGGGCGGGACGAGACGTTGATCTACGGCGACGACAAGGCGCACGACGTCCGTTGCCGGCGTTGCGGCTCGCTGCTGTACTCGGTGGTGCGCGATGGCGAGTTCGTCCATGTCGCCCTCGGCACATTGCTGGACGCGCCGGGCATGCTGCCGTCCGCGCACATCTTCGTCGGCTCCAAAGCCCCTTGGCACGCGATCACCGACGATTTGCCGCAGTATCCGGAACTTCCGCCGGATTGA